The following are encoded together in the Gemmatimonadaceae bacterium genome:
- a CDS encoding PQQ-dependent dehydrogenase, methanol/ethanol family → MPRLPIIMAGFLGATAVAACSRGTDANAPASATTATVPIVANAHIAVPRPGPAGDWPMPGGDYSNSRFAELDDITSANVKQLQVAWAMSTGVLRGHEGQPLVIDSTMYVITPYPNVAYAIDLAAPGQPLKWRFRPENAQAAAGRACCDVVNRGAAFADGLLVYNLLDGHTVAVDAATGVQRWRTQMGDLALGETITMAPIVVKGKVIVGSSGGEMGVRGWLGAIDLKTGKVLWKGYNVGPDKDVLIDASFTPFYAQDKGVDLGKTSWPGDTWKVGGGVSWGWVSFDPALNLIYYGTSNPGPWNEGMRTGDNKWTCTIIARDADSGKVRWTFQVTPHDMWDYDAVNENILVDIPVRGTPRKALVHFDRNGFAYTIDRATGEVLVAEPFVTTNWAKGIDLKSGRPIVNPEKLTGEGKLVKDICPSLEGGKNQQPAAFSPQTGLFYVPTVNLCMDFKARAVTYIPGTPYIGADAPEKQGAGGFGGEFIAWDASTGKKVWGIKEPFPLWSGVLVTKGGVAFYGTLDGFFKAVDARTGAPLWQFKVGSGVVGNPITYRGPDGRQYVAVYAGIGGDMGLLIAGDVAANLPYDVRERGNTLPELAKWTSWGGELFVFAIPQ, encoded by the coding sequence ATGCCCCGTCTGCCGATCATCATGGCCGGGTTTCTGGGCGCGACGGCCGTTGCCGCGTGTTCCCGAGGAACCGACGCCAATGCGCCTGCCAGCGCGACCACTGCCACCGTCCCGATCGTCGCCAATGCGCACATCGCGGTCCCGCGTCCCGGTCCGGCGGGCGACTGGCCGATGCCCGGCGGCGACTATTCGAACTCGCGCTTCGCCGAGCTGGACGACATCACGTCGGCCAACGTGAAGCAGCTGCAGGTTGCCTGGGCGATGTCGACCGGTGTGTTGCGCGGTCACGAAGGACAGCCGCTGGTGATTGACAGCACGATGTACGTGATCACGCCGTATCCCAATGTCGCATACGCGATCGATCTCGCAGCGCCTGGTCAGCCGCTCAAGTGGCGTTTCCGTCCGGAGAACGCGCAAGCGGCGGCTGGACGCGCCTGCTGTGATGTGGTGAATCGCGGCGCGGCGTTCGCCGATGGACTCCTGGTGTACAATCTGCTGGATGGCCACACCGTGGCCGTGGACGCGGCCACCGGGGTGCAGCGGTGGCGCACACAAATGGGCGATCTCGCACTCGGCGAAACCATCACCATGGCGCCGATTGTGGTGAAGGGAAAAGTGATTGTCGGGTCGAGCGGCGGTGAGATGGGTGTGCGTGGATGGCTTGGTGCCATCGATCTCAAAACAGGCAAGGTGCTGTGGAAGGGCTACAACGTGGGCCCCGACAAGGACGTGTTGATCGACGCGTCATTCACACCGTTCTATGCGCAGGACAAGGGTGTGGACCTGGGCAAGACCTCGTGGCCCGGCGACACGTGGAAGGTTGGTGGCGGCGTGTCGTGGGGCTGGGTGTCATTCGACCCGGCGCTCAATCTCATCTACTACGGCACGTCGAATCCAGGACCGTGGAACGAAGGGATGCGCACGGGCGACAACAAGTGGACATGCACGATCATTGCGCGTGATGCCGACAGCGGGAAAGTGCGTTGGACGTTTCAGGTGACGCCGCACGACATGTGGGACTACGATGCGGTCAACGAGAACATTCTTGTTGACATTCCTGTACGCGGTACGCCGCGCAAAGCGTTGGTGCATTTCGACCGCAATGGATTCGCCTATACGATTGATCGCGCGACAGGCGAAGTGCTGGTGGCCGAGCCGTTCGTGACGACGAACTGGGCGAAAGGCATTGATCTCAAGAGCGGGCGCCCGATCGTGAATCCGGAGAAGCTCACCGGCGAAGGCAAACTGGTGAAGGACATCTGTCCCAGTCTGGAGGGTGGCAAGAATCAGCAGCCTGCGGCGTTCTCGCCGCAAACGGGGCTGTTCTACGTGCCCACCGTGAACTTGTGCATGGACTTCAAGGCGCGGGCGGTCACCTATATCCCGGGCACACCGTACATCGGTGCCGATGCGCCGGAGAAGCAAGGCGCGGGCGGATTTGGCGGTGAGTTCATTGCCTGGGACGCCAGCACCGGCAAGAAAGTATGGGGCATCAAGGAGCCATTCCCGCTGTGGAGTGGCGTGCTGGTGACAAAAGGCGGCGTGGCGTTTTACGGAACATTGGACGGGTTTTTCAAGGCGGTTGACGCGCGTACCGGCGCCCCGTTGTGGCAGTTCAAAGTGGGCTCGGGCGTGGTGGGCAATCCCATCACCTATCGTGGTCCCGATGGCCGACAGTATGTGGCTGTGTATGCCGGCATTGGCGGTGACATGGGGCTGTTGATTGCCGGCGATGTGGCGGCCAATCTGCCGTACGATGTGCGCGAGCGCGGCAACACCCTGCCGGAACTTGCGAAGTGGACCAGCTGGGGAGGCGAACTGTTTGTGTTCGCGATACCGCAATGA
- a CDS encoding cupin domain-containing protein produces the protein MDQTPDLRTPIEGTDGIFVLRGSGITRGWNGIQYKTGLSAKNVNATKLSMNMATIPPGGVAYAHIHVDFEVMLYILQGNVRHEYGQSLEHRVDNTAGDFIFIEPGIPHEVCNLSDSEPVLAVVARSDASEWEHIVDFPSSRRPKAP, from the coding sequence ATGGATCAGACACCGGACCTCCGCACGCCCATTGAAGGCACTGACGGCATCTTCGTGCTGCGCGGCAGCGGGATCACGCGCGGCTGGAACGGGATCCAATACAAGACAGGGCTGTCCGCCAAGAACGTCAATGCGACCAAGCTGTCGATGAACATGGCGACTATTCCGCCGGGAGGCGTGGCCTATGCGCACATCCATGTCGACTTCGAGGTGATGCTGTACATCCTGCAGGGGAACGTGCGCCATGAATACGGCCAATCACTCGAGCATCGCGTGGACAATACCGCGGGCGATTTCATCTTCATCGAGCCCGGCATCCCGCACGAGGTGTGCAACCTGAGCGATTCCGAACCCGTGCTGGCTGTGGTGGCGCGGTCGGATGCCAGCGAGTGGGAGCATATCGTGGACTTTCCGAGTTCGCGCCGTCCGAAGGCGCCGTAG
- a CDS encoding L,D-transpeptidase family protein — protein MSKLASAALALGAWYLATAASVHAQFPSSAERTASAVLRDLVTARYNPSQRWPKLVDVAPDLQTAYDSAGWMPLWSRDGQPTAQARAAIAELQAIETRGLDPADYDGARLQQRADAPGARPLMTADAVADFDVMLSSGTLRALRASRQGRVSAAAANVRLQAPEPPFRAAWALRAMAVSANPSRLFDEAEPPYQHYQLLKQALARYRTLARDTSLSPVPLKRPLHPDSADGGVPQLRRLLVALGDLPLSAARQNGLDSLRFDSVLVQSVQVFQRRHGLVPDGIVGSATLARINVPASARVAQIIVTLDRWRWLPHVFDAPPIFVNVPAFTLHAFTTVVDREAEVLSMDVVVGRAYNHKTPLFSGTMERLVFSPYWDVPPSIARKELLPLARRDADYLARNHYEILSTGEQALPTSALDAVAAGHARIRQRPGPDNALGGVKFAFPNAFNVYLHDTPAQTLFSRTRRDLSHGCIRLAEPVRLAQLVLRDQPEWDDVAIAEAMQHTAPRVVELRTRVPVYVLYGTAVAREDGTVMFYDDIYGLDRSLSRLLAVGYPYPH, from the coding sequence ATGTCAAAATTGGCGTCCGCTGCACTCGCGCTCGGTGCGTGGTATCTGGCGACAGCCGCGTCGGTGCATGCTCAATTTCCGTCGTCCGCCGAGCGCACCGCGTCGGCCGTGCTCCGCGATCTGGTGACGGCCCGATACAATCCCTCGCAGCGATGGCCCAAGCTTGTGGATGTGGCCCCTGACCTGCAAACGGCCTACGATTCGGCGGGATGGATGCCGCTCTGGAGCCGCGACGGGCAGCCCACGGCACAGGCCCGCGCGGCGATTGCGGAGTTGCAGGCCATCGAAACGCGTGGTCTGGATCCCGCCGACTACGATGGCGCCCGCTTGCAACAGCGTGCCGATGCGCCAGGTGCGCGCCCCCTGATGACGGCCGACGCCGTTGCGGATTTCGACGTCATGCTGAGCAGTGGTACCCTGCGTGCGCTCAGGGCCTCGCGGCAAGGGCGCGTCTCGGCGGCGGCGGCCAACGTGCGACTGCAGGCGCCGGAACCTCCGTTTCGCGCGGCGTGGGCGCTGCGTGCGATGGCCGTCTCCGCGAACCCGTCGCGACTTTTCGACGAGGCTGAGCCGCCATATCAACACTACCAACTGCTCAAGCAGGCGCTGGCGCGCTATCGGACCCTGGCACGCGATACGTCGCTCTCACCCGTTCCGCTGAAACGCCCGCTCCATCCCGACTCAGCCGACGGCGGCGTTCCGCAACTGCGCCGCCTCCTCGTCGCGCTCGGCGACCTCCCGTTGTCGGCCGCGCGCCAGAATGGTCTCGACTCGCTGCGCTTCGACAGCGTGCTGGTGCAGAGCGTACAAGTGTTTCAGCGCCGCCATGGCCTCGTCCCCGACGGCATCGTCGGCTCGGCCACACTTGCGCGCATCAATGTGCCGGCCAGCGCGCGTGTGGCACAGATCATCGTGACGCTCGACCGCTGGCGATGGCTGCCTCACGTGTTCGACGCGCCACCGATCTTCGTCAACGTGCCCGCCTTCACGCTGCACGCGTTCACGACGGTTGTCGATCGCGAGGCTGAGGTTCTCAGCATGGACGTGGTGGTCGGCCGGGCGTACAACCACAAGACGCCGCTGTTCAGCGGCACCATGGAGCGCCTGGTGTTCTCGCCGTACTGGGACGTGCCGCCCAGCATCGCCCGCAAGGAGCTGTTGCCGTTGGCGCGTCGTGATGCCGACTACCTGGCACGCAATCACTACGAGATCCTGAGTACCGGGGAACAGGCCCTCCCCACGTCCGCGCTCGACGCCGTGGCCGCTGGGCACGCGCGTATCCGGCAGCGACCGGGCCCCGATAATGCGCTGGGCGGGGTCAAATTCGCCTTTCCGAATGCGTTCAACGTGTACCTGCATGACACGCCGGCGCAGACGCTGTTTTCGCGAACTCGCCGCGATCTCAGCCACGGATGCATACGTCTCGCCGAGCCGGTTCGCCTGGCCCAACTGGTGTTGCGCGATCAGCCCGAATGGGATGATGTCGCGATTGCGGAGGCCATGCAGCACACCGCGCCGCGCGTCGTCGAACTGCGCACGCGTGTGCCGGTATATGTGCTCTACGGCACGGCCGTCGCCCGCGAGGACGGGACCGTCATGTTCTACGACGACATCTACGGTCTTGATCGATCGCTTTCGCGTCTGCTCGCCGTTGGATACCCGTACCCACATTGA